A region of Panicum virgatum strain AP13 chromosome 8N, P.virgatum_v5, whole genome shotgun sequence DNA encodes the following proteins:
- the LOC120684906 gene encoding protein FAR1-RELATED SEQUENCE 5-like, translated as MTMREHWTLPADEFLRYTGPDWLLHAIDISEPALGARLILLHWRACSLAKEAPDDKGKLALVPEFRREKAETDSHGWKSWIPTEEGWVKVNVDGAYVEGTGEAAIGIIARDHHGSVLLSAWKTLQMIGSAVEGKKTMDLNQFPSEVDFDFLDAVNTSPSYCTQVPLVDASLEGDEHNGIDNPSNADATTQNAHGCPLNNQESTVVTEEVVEDIWLTPPVPYTGQAFSTKQEAREFYNSYAKRIGFSVCTSTTRLSRVTREQNKVQFVCNKEGRQRKTKEEQPVAETDDSNFDEDSDPNDCDEGAEKKKKLDGGKKRKREKMIHTDCKAKMVVKLIASKWHVINFVPDHNHDLVLKTSLKKFLRSHKGIPKEEKDFIALLHGSNLRTGRIMQLMNKFYGSAQLVPYEGKDVSNFRSTIRKAEKYKDVQETLDYFKELEDQDAEFFYKIKLDEDNRVECLFWVDGAARRAYIELYNDLVSFDATYMTNMYDMPFAPFIGINKHGQSFMLGCGFIRDEKTPSYVWLFETFLEAMQGKAHVSIITDQDGAMRCAIAQTFPNTNHRNCRWHIMDKFTGTIGPILDKDEKLEDDFKECMNYTVSPDEFEVKWSAMISKYNLQENVHFQHLYAIRSSFVPAYYMHCFYPFLQSTQRSEGFNAVLKKYVNPNMSILHFVRQYQKIQDKCLVAQDGQDFRTDDKERRRWSRYPIEKHALTVFTKNLFYRFSKEFEKTAEYDVTPEGQFQYLLVPNNNFVYGYGKRTYLVTAVVEEESYYCDDPITIYGDFDGASAMTTGVGNPPRSKVKGRKKEKRFKKGMNAGSKRKNKCSLCRSTNHNAAKCPTKEGECVVLGSVAVE; from the exons ATGACCATGAGAGAGCACTGGACCTTACCGGCGGATGAGTTTCTTAGGTACACTGGGCCAGATTGGCTGTTACATGCGATCGACATCTCGGAGCCCGCTCTTGGAGCCCGTCTCATACTTCTGCACTGGCGCGCCTG TTCTTTGGCCAAGGAAGCTCCAGACGATAAAGGGAAGCTTGCCCTAGTTCCCGAGTTCCGACGTGAAAAAGCTGAGACCGATTCCCACGGCTGGAAGTCCTGGATTCCCACGGAGGAGGGCTGGGTGAAGGTCAATGTGGATGGCGCGTATGTGGAGGGCACGGGAGAAGCGGCCATTGGGATCATCGCCAGAGACCATCATGGCTCCGTTCTTCTGTCAGCATGGAAGACCCTACAGATGATCGGTTCGGCGGTGGAG gggAAAAAGACCATGGATTTGAATCAGTTTCCTTCAGAAGTTGATTTTGATTTCCTGGATGCTGTTAATACAAGTCCTTCCTACTGCACTCAAGTACCTTTGGTTGATGCAAGTTTAGAAGGTGATGAGCACAATGGCATTGACAATCCATCAAATGCTGACGCTACAACCCAAAATGCACATGGTTGTCCGCTTAACAACCAAGAATCTACTGTTGTTACAGAAGAGGTTGTGGAAGATATTTGGTTGACACCACCAGTGCCATACACAGGGCAAGCATTTTCCACTAAACAGGAAGCAAGAGAGTTCTACAATTCATATGCAAAGAGGATTGGTTTTTCTGTTTGTACTAGTACTACACGGCTATCACGGGTGACTAGAGAGCAGAACAAGGTTCAGTTCGTCTGCAACAAAGAGGGGCGACAGAGGAAAACGAAGGAAGAGCAACCAGTTGCTGAAACTGATGATAGCAATTTTGATGAAGATTCAGATCCTAATGATTGCGATGAGGGagcagaaaagaagaagaagttggATGGCGGCAAAAAGAGAAAGAGGGAAAAGATGATACATACAGACTGTAAAGCCAAAATGGTTGTCAAACTGATTGCTAGCAAATGGCATGTGATAAACTTTGTGCCAGATCACAACCATGACCTTGTTTTGAAGACATCACTGAAAAAGTTCCTAAGGTCTCACAAGGGGATACCTAAAGAGGAGAAGGATTTCATTGCATTGTTGCATGGGTCCAACTTGCGCACTGGTCGTATAATGCAACTTATGAACAAGTTTTATGGCTCTGCGCAGCTAGTTCCATATGAAGGAAAAGATGTTAGCAACTTTCGTTCCACCATTAGGAAAGCTGAAAAGTACAAAGATGTTCAGGAGACCTTGGACTACTTTAAGGAGCTAGAAGATCAAGATGCTGAATTCTTTTACAAGATAAAGCTTGACGAAGATAACAGAGTTGAATGCCTGTTTTGGGTTGATGGAGCTGCAAGGCGTGCCTACATTGAATTGTACAATGATTTGGTGTCTTTTGATGCTACCTATATGACAAATATGTATGATATGCCCTTTGCTCCATTTATTGGGATCAACAAGCATGGGCAGTCGTTCATGCTGGGGTGTGGCTTCATAAGAGATGAAAAAACCCCTAGCTATGTGTGGCTGTTTGAAACATTCCTAGAAGCAATGCAGGGCAAAGCACATGTGAGCATAATAACCGACCAAGATGGTGCTATGAGGTGTGCAATCGCGCAGACATTTCCAAATACAAATCACAGGAACTGTCGGTGGCACATAATGGACAAATTTACTGGAACAATAGGCCCTATCCTTGATAAAGATGAAAAACTGGAAGATGACTTCAAGGAATGCATGAACTACACCGTTAGCCCAGATGAATTTGAAGTAAAGTGGTCTGCTATGATCAGCAAATATAATTTGCAAGAGAATGTTCATTTCCAACATCTTTATGCAATCCGCAGTAGTTTTGTGCCAGCTTACTACATGCATTGTTTTTACCCATTCTTGCAATCGACTCAGAGGAGTGAGGGGTTTAATGCTGTGCTGAAAAAGTATGTGAACCCAAACATGTCGATTCTGCACTTTGTTAGGCAGTACCAAAAGATTCAAGACAAGTGTTTGGTGGCTCAAGATGGGCAGGACTTCAGAACTGATGATAAGGAGAGGAGAAGGTGGTCTAGATACCCAATTGAGAAACACGCATTAACTGTGTTCACTAAGAACCTATTCTACAGATTCTCAAAAGAATTTGAGAAAACTGCTGAATATGATGTGACACCTGAAGGTCAGTTCCAATATTTGCTTGTGCCGAACAACAATTTTGTCTATGGCTATGGAAAAAGGACATATCTTGTGACAGCCGTGGTGGAGGAAGAAAGTTACTACT GTGATGACCCTATTACCATCTATGGTGATTTCGATGGCGCTAGTGCAATGACTACAGGTGTCGGCAACCCCCCAAGATCAAAAGTCAAAGGGCGCAAGAAGGAGAAAAGGTTTAAAAAAGGGATGAATGCTGGAtcaaaaagaaagaacaagTGCAGCCTTTGCAGAAGCACTAACCATAATGCTGCAAAGTGCCCAACGAAAGAGGGAGAATGTGTGGTGTTAGGATCTGTTGCTGTGGAATAG